The stretch of DNA GCCGACGAAGAGCGCGATGGCGGGCAGGGCACAGACGGCGAGCATCACGCGCCAGACGCCGTTGCCCTCGCCCCACAGGTTGCCGATGATCGCGTTGACCACGAACGCGGCGAGCTGACCGATCACGATCATGAGCTCGTTGCGACCGGAGAGCGATCCGCGGATCTCGTACGGCGCGAGCTCGGCGAGGAAGACGGGCACGACGGTCGACGCGCCGCCGACGGCCAGACCGAGGAGGACCCGGCCGACGACCATGACCCCGAAGGCCGGGGCGAAGACGCACGTGAGCGTGCCGACGAAGAAGGTGACCGCGAGCAGGATGATCGTCTTCCGGCGTCCCCAGCCGTCAGCGATCCGACCACCGAGCACCGCGCCGATCGCCGCGCCGAAGAGCAGCGAACTCGTGACGACGCCCTCGGTCAGGTTGGTCAGGCCGAGCTCCTCCTTCATGGGGAGCAGTGCACCGTTGATCACACCGGTGTCGTAGCCGAAGAGCAGGCCGCCGAAGGTGGCGACGAGCGCCAGGACGCCGAGACGGCGACGGTGGGGACCCTCCCCCACCGGTGGAAGTGCGACGTTCGGTGCTGTCGGCTTGATGTCGACCATTCGTTGACTCCTTCGTCGGGTGATCGCGCGGCGTTGCGTGCAGCGATCGTACCCCGATTCCATGTCCTGTCAATTGGACATTCTGTCGACCTGACGTTTGGACCGATCCAAGAAACGCCTGATGAGCGAGGGAGCGGTCCAACAGCCGACCCGACCGCGCGTGGCCAGCGCAGTGCTGCTCAGTCGGTGTCGGACGGGCCGTCGCCGAGGACGTCGCCGAGCGAGGCCATGCCGGCCCCGTGGTCCGTGTACCGGCGCACGGTCCGGCGGGCCGCGGCGCTCGCCGCTCCTCCGAGCGCCGGGTTCCGCCGGGCGGCGTCGGCGACACGACCCGCGTGTCCCGCGGTCGACAGCAGGACGTTCGCCAGCGCGCGGGCGGCGCCGGGCTCCGGGACACCGGTCACCGTCCAGGCGCTCCGCAGCTGCTCGTCCGGCGTGACCCCGCGGCGGGTGCCCATCCGGTGCCAGTCGGAGAGTGCCCCCTCGGTGCGCTCGGCGGCCCGTTCGACCTCGCCCGCGCGCCGCCGCTCGACCGCGCGGACGGCATCGGCCGAGGCGTCGTCCGTCCCGTGTCCCCGCCCCTCGACCGCCGCGGCACGCCGGCGGGCAGCGGTATCGTCACCGCCCGCCTCGGCGATGCGAGCGGCGTGTGCGGCGGCTGCGGCGGCGAGGATCTCGTGGCGGTCCATGCTCCGACGGTAGCCGCTCGCACCGACAGCAGTGTGCCCCCGGACACATCCCCGTCGGCGCGGCCCGAGGTGCCTCGGACCCCGCGGTAGCATCGGGAACCGAGGGGGAATCATGAACCGAACCGTCGCGACCGGCGCCACCGCTCTGGTCGTCGCCGTCGCGCTGTCCGGTTGCTCGCTGCTCGGCGGGTCCGACGGAGCGCTCCCGGCACCCTCGGTCCCGCCGACGGCGAGCCGGACGCCGGCACCGACCGCCACCGCGACCGAGGACCCGGACGCCGCGCACATCGAGGCCTCGGCGACCCCGCGCGCGCCCACACCGGTCGCGACCGAGGCCGCCGTCCCCGACCCCGTGCTCACGCCGATCCCGGCCGGCACGGTCCTCACCGAGGGCGACGTCGCGTCACCGAAGGGCAGCATCCACTTCCACTACCGGGTCGTGGCGGACGGCGACGACACCTTCACCGCGCAGTACACCGGCGTCACCTCGTCGCTCCCGGTACCGATCGGCGTGGGGTTCTTCGAGCGCGAGCGGCAGGTCGGCGACGGGCTGACCTACCCCGGCGTGGGCGACGCGGTGCTCGGAGGTCCGACCGCCGCGCCGGTGTCGAAGGACGTGCCGCTCGACGGATCGGGCGTCGACCCGTCCGGGCTCGTGACGCTCGTGGTGTCCTCGGCCGCCGATGCCGGGCAGGTGGACCTGCCGATCGAGATCGCGGGTGGCAAGGTGCTCGCGGTCGCCCCCGTGCGGTGGTCGGTGCCCCAGCGGCAGACGAACGTGCACCCGGTCGACGGCGGCGCTCGGGCGAACGCCGCCGGTCCGGTCACCGCGACGACCGCCTCCGGGGCACCGCGGTCGTACACGGTCGCCCGCGACGACCTGATCGGTGACGTCGCCGCGCGCTTCGGCATCAGCGTCAAGGCGCTCGTCTGGCTGAACGCCGACGTGCAGGTGTTCGGCGACGACCAGTACCTCTACGAGGGCACGACGCTCAACCTCGACCCGCTCGCGCGCTGACGCGGTGCCGCGCGGTCCGTCAGTTCCGCGGGGCGACAGACCACCGTCGACGGTTCGCGGCACCCTGTCGCTCTGGCGGAACCCCCCGGCGGACGGGAGGACCAGGGCGGGCCGACCGTGCGACGGACGGGAGGCGCGGTGCCAGCTGGCACCGCGCCTCCCGTCCGTCAGGGGCGTGCGTGGCTACTCGCCGCGCAGCTCCAGGTACTTGGCGATGAGCGCCTTGGTCGAGGAGTCCTGCGACGCGAGCGCGTCCTGGTCGCCGTCGACCGCCGGGGCGATCTGCAGCGCGAGCTGCTTGCCGAGCTCGACGCCCCACTGGTCGAACGAGTCGATGCCCCAGATGGTGCCCTCGGTGAACACGATGTGCTCGTAGAGGGCGATGAGCTGGCCGAGGACGCTCGGGGTGAGCTCCGGCGCGAGGATCGAGGTCGACGGCTTGTTGCCCGTGAAGGTGCGCGCCGCGACGATCCCCTCGTCGGTGGTGCCCTCGGCGCGGACCTCGTCGGCGGTCTTGCCGAACGCGAGCGCCTTCGTCTGCGCGAAGAAGTTCGCGAGGAACAGCGCGTGGACGTCCTGGCCCGGCTGCACGGCCTTCCCGTCGCCGGACTCGTCCTTGAGCGGACGGGCCGGCTTCGCGACGGTGATGAAGTCCGCCGGGATCAGGCGGGTGCCCTGGTGGATGAGCTGGTAGAACGCGTGCTGACCGTTCGTGCCGGGCTCACCCCAGAAGACCTCGCCGGTGTCCGTCGTGACGGGCGAGCCGTCCCAGCGGACGCGCTTGCCGTTCGACTCCATCGTGAGCTGCTGCAGGTACGCGGCGAAGCGGTGCAGGTACTGCGTGTAGGGCAGGACCGCGTGGCTCTGCGCACCGAGGAAGTTCGTGTACCAGACGTTGAGCAGGCCCATGAGGACCGGGACGTTCTGCTCGAGCGGCGTGGTGCGGACGTGCTCGTCGACGGCGTGGAAGCCGGCGAGGAACTGCTGCCAGTTCTCCTTGCCGATCGCGATGACGACCGAGGTGCCGATCGCGGAGTCGACCGAGTAGCGGCCGCCCACCCAGTCCCAGAAGCCGAAGGCGTTCTCGGGGTCGATGCCGAACGCGGCGACCTTGTCGAGCGCGGTCGAGACGGCGACGAAGTGCTTGGCGACGGCGTTCGACTTCTCGTCGTCGGACGCGTCGGTCAGGCCGAGGCGCTCCCAGAGCCACTGGCGGGCGAGGCGGGCGTTGGTCAGCGTCTCGAGCGTGCCGAAGGTCTTCGACGCGACGATGAAGAGCGTGGTCTCCGGGTCGAGGTCCGCGGTCTTCTCGTAGATGTCGGCGGGGTCGATGTTCGAGACGAAGCGCGCCTCGAGCCCCTCCTGCACGTAGGGCTTGAGGGCCTCGTAGACCATGACCGGGCCGAGGTCCGAGCCGCCGATGCCGATGTTCACGACGGTCTCGATGCGCTTGCCGGT from Curtobacterium sp. SGAir0471 encodes:
- a CDS encoding LysM domain-containing protein produces the protein MNRTVATGATALVVAVALSGCSLLGGSDGALPAPSVPPTASRTPAPTATATEDPDAAHIEASATPRAPTPVATEAAVPDPVLTPIPAGTVLTEGDVASPKGSIHFHYRVVADGDDTFTAQYTGVTSSLPVPIGVGFFERERQVGDGLTYPGVGDAVLGGPTAAPVSKDVPLDGSGVDPSGLVTLVVSSAADAGQVDLPIEIAGGKVLAVAPVRWSVPQRQTNVHPVDGGARANAAGPVTATTASGAPRSYTVARDDLIGDVAARFGISVKALVWLNADVQVFGDDQYLYEGTTLNLDPLAR
- the pgi gene encoding glucose-6-phosphate isomerase; translated protein: MTESAPVDPTSTDGWKKLAGIADGFTPDLRGWFDSDPGRAERYTFQAADLTVDLSKGLVDDEILGALLQVAKDTGVAERFEAMLAGEHINVTEDRAVLHTALRRPKGIEPALVVDGQDVDADVHATLDKVYAFAEQVRDGSWTGVTGKRIETVVNIGIGGSDLGPVMVYEALKPYVQEGLEARFVSNIDPADIYEKTADLDPETTLFIVASKTFGTLETLTNARLARQWLWERLGLTDASDDEKSNAVAKHFVAVSTALDKVAAFGIDPENAFGFWDWVGGRYSVDSAIGTSVVIAIGKENWQQFLAGFHAVDEHVRTTPLEQNVPVLMGLLNVWYTNFLGAQSHAVLPYTQYLHRFAAYLQQLTMESNGKRVRWDGSPVTTDTGEVFWGEPGTNGQHAFYQLIHQGTRLIPADFITVAKPARPLKDESGDGKAVQPGQDVHALFLANFFAQTKALAFGKTADEVRAEGTTDEGIVAARTFTGNKPSTSILAPELTPSVLGQLIALYEHIVFTEGTIWGIDSFDQWGVELGKQLALQIAPAVDGDQDALASQDSSTKALIAKYLELRGE